A window from Pirellulales bacterium encodes these proteins:
- a CDS encoding DegT/DnrJ/EryC1/StrS family aminotransferase, which yields MDHASHPVPLLDVKRQYEPLREQLLAAVTQVCDSGRYILGPECEQLERAVAAYTGARHAIACASGSDALLLALMALNIGEGDEVICPSYTFFATASAVWRLGAEPVFCDIEPATFNIDPAKIAPLISPQTKAIIPVHLFGQCAAMDEIGRVAAKHSLPIIEDACQAIGAAYAGRSAGTLGDMGCFSFYPTKNLGGMGDGGLLTTDHDELAAKLRLLRGHGMEPRYHHHVVGINSRLDTLQAAVLNVKLPHLDHWARQRQTNADRYHMLFAEYGLDKIIALPHTARAAKHVWNQYTIRVPDGRRNELRQHLTAAKIGTEIYYPVPLHEQKCFTSLGYPLGSLSETELAARETLALPIFPELTAPEQQIVVASIANFFGAARKSSPAAPPNAASAESRSAPAGAKQIPRPKFLQPKSTEVKR from the coding sequence ATGGATCACGCCTCGCACCCGGTTCCGCTTCTGGATGTCAAACGGCAGTACGAGCCGCTTCGGGAACAATTGCTGGCCGCCGTCACGCAGGTTTGCGACAGCGGACGGTACATCTTGGGTCCGGAGTGCGAGCAGTTGGAACGCGCCGTCGCCGCTTACACCGGCGCCCGGCACGCCATCGCTTGTGCCTCTGGCAGCGATGCCTTGCTGCTGGCCCTCATGGCGCTGAACATCGGCGAGGGGGACGAAGTCATTTGCCCCAGTTACACGTTCTTCGCCACGGCCAGCGCTGTGTGGCGGTTGGGGGCCGAACCGGTCTTCTGCGACATTGAGCCCGCCACGTTCAACATCGATCCCGCGAAAATCGCCCCGCTCATTTCGCCGCAAACCAAGGCCATCATTCCGGTGCACTTGTTCGGGCAGTGCGCCGCCATGGATGAAATTGGCCGCGTCGCCGCCAAGCACAGCTTGCCCATCATCGAAGATGCCTGCCAGGCCATCGGCGCCGCCTACGCCGGCCGCAGTGCCGGCACGCTGGGCGACATGGGCTGCTTCAGCTTCTATCCCACGAAGAATCTCGGCGGCATGGGCGATGGCGGATTGCTCACCACCGATCATGACGAGCTGGCCGCCAAGCTCCGCCTCTTGCGCGGTCATGGCATGGAACCACGCTACCATCATCACGTCGTCGGCATCAACAGCCGGCTCGATACTCTCCAGGCCGCCGTCCTCAACGTGAAGCTCCCGCATCTGGATCATTGGGCTCGCCAGCGGCAAACCAACGCCGATCGTTACCACATGCTGTTCGCCGAATACGGGCTGGACAAAATCATCGCACTCCCGCATACCGCTCGGGCCGCCAAGCATGTCTGGAATCAGTACACCATTCGCGTGCCCGATGGCCGCCGGAACGAGCTTCGGCAGCACCTTACCGCCGCAAAAATCGGCACCGAAATTTATTATCCGGTGCCCCTGCACGAGCAAAAGTGTTTCACCTCGCTGGGCTATCCCTTGGGCAGCCTGTCGGAAACTGAATTGGCGGCCCGCGAAACTTTGGCCCTGCCCATCTTTCCGGAGCTCACTGCCCCCGAGCAGCAAATTGTGGTCGCTTCCATTGCAAATTTCTTTGGCGCTGCTCGGAAATCTTCCCCGGCTGCCCCGCCCAACGCGGCTTCCGCAGAAAGCCGAAGTGCCCCGGCAGGCGCCAAACAAATTCCTCGGCCGAAATTCTTGCAGCCTAAAAGCACCGAAGTAAAGCGTTAA
- the rmuC gene encoding DNA recombination protein RmuC, with the protein MNALWVAPALLVGFILGAAFVWVILQAKRGAIAERLSAQQDVVEALQHRETQLQLELSNLRTANTRLETEKIALEVTLLEERKQTAEKLALIQQAEHKLKDAFNALAAEALKSNNQQFLDLAKSAFHTEQETAKGELKQREEAIGAMVMPVKDALTKFETKIQEIEVARQGAYSELRTQVQSLQQTGQQLQKEAANLAGALKSSNVAGDWGQMQLRQVMKMAGMIDHCDFDEQFSGTCQEGRLRPDVVVNLPGNRRIAVDAKVPLSALLEAANASDDEVRRECLVDYSRNLLKHINDLGKKEYWKMFDESPDFVVLFLPGETFFYAAQQQEQELIKMAWDQRVIVATPSTLIALLRAVALYWQQEKLAESALEVSQLGKKLYEALAGLSQAFQLLGSNLKSSVNCYNDAVSRLENSVFFSARRFSELGAAPSTKVLQELEPLELDVREIRRQELLLATANGQSSAESHS; encoded by the coding sequence ATGAATGCACTTTGGGTGGCCCCTGCTTTGCTGGTGGGTTTTATTTTAGGAGCCGCTTTTGTCTGGGTAATCTTGCAAGCAAAGAGAGGGGCTATCGCAGAACGCTTATCGGCCCAACAGGATGTTGTCGAAGCTTTACAGCACCGCGAAACTCAACTCCAACTCGAACTCTCTAATCTTCGTACCGCCAACACTCGCCTCGAAACGGAAAAAATCGCGCTCGAAGTCACCTTGCTAGAAGAGCGGAAGCAAACGGCAGAAAAGCTTGCGCTGATCCAGCAAGCTGAGCATAAGTTGAAAGATGCTTTCAATGCATTGGCCGCCGAGGCGCTCAAATCCAACAACCAACAGTTCCTTGATCTGGCCAAATCCGCTTTTCACACTGAGCAGGAAACTGCCAAAGGGGAATTGAAGCAGAGGGAGGAAGCCATCGGAGCCATGGTCATGCCAGTCAAAGATGCACTCACAAAATTCGAAACGAAAATCCAGGAAATCGAAGTTGCTCGGCAAGGAGCATATTCGGAGCTGCGAACCCAAGTGCAATCTCTTCAGCAAACGGGTCAACAACTGCAAAAAGAAGCCGCAAATTTGGCCGGTGCACTCAAATCGTCCAATGTCGCCGGCGATTGGGGGCAAATGCAGTTGCGTCAGGTGATGAAAATGGCAGGCATGATCGATCATTGTGATTTCGATGAGCAATTTTCCGGCACGTGTCAGGAGGGCCGGTTGCGCCCCGATGTGGTTGTCAATCTGCCGGGCAATCGCCGCATTGCGGTCGACGCCAAAGTCCCGCTTTCCGCTTTGCTGGAAGCCGCGAACGCTTCTGACGACGAAGTTCGCCGTGAATGCCTCGTCGATTATTCCCGGAATTTGCTCAAGCACATCAACGATTTGGGTAAAAAAGAATACTGGAAAATGTTTGATGAATCACCCGACTTTGTCGTCCTGTTTCTGCCTGGTGAAACATTCTTTTACGCGGCTCAGCAGCAGGAACAAGAGTTAATCAAAATGGCTTGGGACCAGCGCGTGATTGTGGCCACTCCCTCCACGCTAATCGCTTTACTGCGCGCCGTCGCCTTGTATTGGCAGCAGGAAAAGCTCGCCGAAAGTGCTCTCGAAGTAAGCCAGTTGGGTAAAAAACTCTACGAGGCATTGGCTGGGCTTTCGCAAGCGTTTCAGTTGCTGGGAAGTAATCTGAAGTCATCGGTGAACTGCTACAATGATGCGGTCTCGCGATTGGAAAACAGTGTATTTTTCAGTGCCCGCCGCTTCTCCGAATTGGGCGCAGCGCCGTCGACCAAAGTGCTGCAGGAACTCGAGCCCTTGGAACTCGATGTTCGAGAAATACGTCGCCAAGAGCTGCTCCTGGCAACGGCCAATGGCCAAAGCAGCGCCGAAAGCCACTCTTGA